The following proteins come from a genomic window of Malus sylvestris chromosome 4, drMalSylv7.2, whole genome shotgun sequence:
- the LOC126618641 gene encoding elongation factor 1-alpha 1 isoform X1, producing MGKEKFHINIVVIGHVDSGKSTTTGHLIYKLGGIDKRVIERFEKEAAEMNKRSFKYAWVLDKLKAERERGITIDIALWKFETTKYYCTVIDAPGHRDFIKNMITGTSQADCAVLIIDSTTGGFEAGISKDGQTREHALLAFTLGVKQMICCCNKMDATTPKYSKARYEEIVKEVSSYLKKVGYNPDKIAFVPISGFEGDNMIERSTNLDWYKGPTLLEALDQINEPKRPSDKPLRLPLQDVYKIGGIGTVPVGRVETGIVKPGMVVTFGPTGLTTEVKSVEMHHEALLEALPGDNVGFNVKNVAVKDLKRGFVASNSKDDPAKEAANFTSQVIIMNHPGQIGNGYAPVLDCHTSHIAVKFGEILTKIDRRSGKEIEKEPKFLKNGDAGMVKMLPTKPMVVETFSEYPPLGRFAVRDMRQTVAVGVIKSVEKKDPSGAKVTKSAAKKK from the exons ATGGGTAAAGAGAAGTTTCACATCAACATCGTGGTCATTGGCCATGTCGACTCCGGCAAGTCGACCACCACTGGTCATCTTATCTACAAGCTTGGAGGTATTGACAAGCGTGTGATTGAGAGGTTCGAGAAGGAAGCTGCTGAGATGAACAAAAGGTCATTCAAGTATGCCTGGGTGCTTGACAAGCTTAAGGCCGAGCGTGAGCGTGGTATCACCATTGATATCGCCTTGTGGAAGTTTGAGACCACAAAGTACTACTGCACAGTCATTGATGCTCCGGGACATCGTGATTTCATTAAGAACATGATTACTGGAACATCACAGGCTGACTGTGCTGTCCTCATCATTGACTCCACCACTGGTGGTTTCGAAGCTGGTATTTCCAAGGACGGACAGACCCGTGAGCATGCTCTTCTTGCTTTCACCCTCGGTGTGAAGCAGATGATTTGCTGCTGTAACAAG ATGGATGCCACCACTCCTAAGTACTCTAAGGCAAGGTATGAAGAAATTGTGAAGGAAGTTTCATCCTACCTGAAGAAGGTTGGGTATAACCCCGACAAAATCGCCTTTGTTCCCATCTCTGGGTTTGAGGGTGACAACATGATTGAGAGGTCCACCAACCTTGACTGGTACAAGGGACCAACCCTTCTTGAGGCTCTTGACCAGATCAACGAGCCCAAGAGGCCCTCAGACAAGCCCCTCCGTCTTCCTCTTCAGGATGTGTACAAGATTGGTGGTATTGGAACTGTGCCAGTGGGACGTGTTGAGACTGGTATCGTCAAGCCTGGTATGGTTGTTACTTTTGGGCCAACTGGTCTGACTACTGAAGTTAAGTCAGTTGAGATGCATCATGAGGCTCTTCTGGAGGCACTCCCCGGTGACAATGTCGGGTTCAATGTTAAGAATGTTGCTGTGAAGGATCTCAAGCGTGGTTTTGTCGCATCCAACTCCAAGGATGACCCTGCCAAGGAGGCTGCCAACTTCACATCCCAGGTTATCATCATGAACCACCCTGGTCAGATCGGCAACGGATATGCCCCAGTTCTGGATTGCCACACTTCCCACATTGCCGTGAAGTTCGGTGAGATCCTTACCAAGATTGACAGGAGGTCTGGAAAGGAGATTGAGAAGGAGCCAAAGTTCTTGAAGAACGGAGATGCAGGTATGGTGAAGATGCTTCCCACCAAGCCCATGGTTGTGGAGACCTTCTCTGAGTACCCACCATTGGGTCGCTTTGCTGTTCGTGACATGCGCCAGACTGTTGCTGTCGGTGTTATCAAGAGCGTTGAGAAGAAGGATCCCAGCGGTGCCAAGGTCACAAAGTCTGCTGCCAAGAAGAAGTGA